One genomic segment of [Phormidium] sp. ETS-05 includes these proteins:
- a CDS encoding WD40 repeat domain-containing protein: MLSICPICATELSNPALLQSPEGEIDTCPVCGWDVTPLSPETAETENRHLIWAQNMWQQSRSLQEQLESYQSHLEKLQEEKAQLQDQLQQVLSPSEPPNPNPATSSLQSIEARLDHLQSQLFDAKEERQQLQYQISEQLQQQEAVNRYVAVLRYQFIECQSTLTGHSDWVSSVAISPDGETLASASLDHTIKLWNLSRKQEIRTLAHNAPVNSVAISPDGLTVIGATLDKKIKIWHTRTGKILHDLTGHHALIHAVAINPTGEILASASLDKTIRLWNVKTGTNIGILTGHQEAVQSVAFSPDGQIIASGSLDKTIKLWNANTLTEICTLNGCSDWVNSVAISHDGQTLVTGSDDATINLWTVRPGERVLTLKGHYGAVNSVAVSADSKIIVSGSSDMMVKLWNLRTGQEIRNLGGHNSLVLSVAISADGQTIASGSADNTIKIWRVPF, encoded by the coding sequence ATGCTTTCCATTTGTCCCATTTGCGCCACGGAATTATCCAACCCAGCACTGCTACAAAGTCCAGAGGGGGAAATTGACACCTGTCCTGTTTGCGGCTGGGATGTCACTCCTCTATCCCCGGAAACTGCTGAGACAGAAAATCGGCATCTCATTTGGGCTCAAAATATGTGGCAGCAATCGCGATCGCTGCAAGAACAGCTAGAATCCTACCAATCCCACCTAGAAAAACTCCAAGAAGAAAAAGCCCAGCTCCAAGACCAGCTCCAACAAGTTTTATCCCCTTCAGAACCACCCAACCCCAACCCAGCCACATCATCGCTTCAGAGCATAGAAGCCCGCCTAGACCACCTGCAATCCCAACTCTTCGACGCCAAAGAGGAACGCCAACAACTGCAATATCAGATATCCGAGCAGTTACAACAGCAAGAAGCCGTTAACCGCTACGTCGCCGTTCTCCGCTATCAGTTCATCGAGTGCCAATCCACCCTCACCGGTCATTCTGACTGGGTGAGCAGTGTAGCCATCAGCCCAGACGGCGAAACCCTCGCCAGTGCCAGTTTAGACCATACCATCAAACTCTGGAATCTCAGCCGCAAACAAGAAATCCGCACCCTTGCCCACAACGCTCCGGTGAATTCCGTCGCCATCAGTCCCGATGGATTAACCGTTATCGGCGCCACTTTGGACAAAAAGATTAAAATCTGGCATACCAGAACCGGCAAAATCCTCCACGACTTGACCGGACATCATGCCTTGATTCACGCCGTCGCCATCAACCCTACCGGAGAAATCCTTGCTAGTGCCAGTTTGGATAAAACTATCCGATTGTGGAATGTCAAAACCGGCACCAATATCGGTATCCTCACTGGTCATCAAGAAGCGGTGCAGTCCGTTGCCTTTTCTCCCGACGGCCAAATCATCGCCAGTGGCAGTCTCGACAAGACCATCAAACTCTGGAATGCTAATACTCTCACAGAAATCTGCACTTTGAACGGTTGTTCTGATTGGGTGAATTCGGTTGCGATTAGCCATGATGGTCAAACTTTAGTTACTGGTAGTGATGATGCTACAATTAATTTGTGGACTGTGCGCCCCGGAGAGCGAGTTTTAACCCTCAAAGGCCATTATGGTGCGGTTAATTCTGTGGCCGTCAGTGCTGATAGCAAAATTATTGTGAGTGGCAGTTCTGATATGATGGTGAAATTGTGGAATCTCAGAACTGGGCAGGAAATCCGCAATCTCGGGGGACATAATAGCTTAGTTTTATCCGTGGCTATCAGTGCGGACGGTCAAACTATAGCTAGTGGTAGCGCTGATAATACGATTAAAATTTGGCGAGTGCCTTTTTAG
- a CDS encoding type II toxin-antitoxin system HicA family toxin produces the protein MKAISGKALCKIVEQHGWQLKRITGSHHIYAKEGVAVILSIPVHSDRDLPAGTLRGILKDAGMTEDDLQ, from the coding sequence ATGAAAGCGATTTCGGGGAAAGCACTCTGCAAAATTGTGGAGCAACATGGTTGGCAACTCAAACGAATCACAGGTAGCCATCATATTTATGCCAAAGAGGGTGTGGCAGTTATTCTGTCGATTCCAGTTCATAGCGATCGAGATTTACCGGCTGGAACCTTAAGAGGCATTCTCAAAGATGCTGGGATGACAGAGGACGACCTGCAATAA
- a CDS encoding type II toxin-antitoxin system RelE/ParE family toxin, whose translation MGTYSFSDAALADLDIICASMSEINPDLAIRFFEKVRDKCRQFAQFPNMGKSYSKIKANLRSFIGGNYIIFYFPRPDGIDIARIINGYRDLESLNI comes from the coding sequence ATGGGTACTTATTCATTCTCTGATGCTGCCCTAGCCGATTTAGACATAATTTGTGCATCTATGTCGGAAATAAACCCAGACTTGGCGATTAGATTTTTTGAAAAAGTCCGGGATAAGTGCCGTCAGTTTGCTCAATTTCCCAACATGGGCAAAAGCTACAGTAAAATTAAAGCAAATCTCCGAAGTTTTATTGGGGGAAATTATATCATATTTTACTTTCCCCGCCCTGACGGGATAGATATTGCTCGCATCATTAATGGGTATCGAGACTTAGAATCATTGAATATCTGA
- a CDS encoding type II toxin-antitoxin system HicB family antitoxin, producing the protein MNRYSMIVQWSDEDELFLVTIPEFYDMVVMPCTHGKTREEAIRNGEEVIEMYLEAWQAEGDVIPEPKTLEVA; encoded by the coding sequence ATGAATCGATACAGCATGATTGTTCAATGGTCTGATGAAGATGAGCTTTTTCTGGTGACGATTCCAGAGTTTTATGATATGGTGGTGATGCCTTGTACTCACGGGAAAACTCGTGAAGAAGCTATCCGCAATGGGGAAGAAGTGATAGAAATGTATCTAGAGGCTTGGCAAGCCGAAGGTGATGTAATTCCTGAACCGAAAACACTTGAGGTGGCTTGA
- a CDS encoding WD40 repeat domain-containing protein gives MSARPQPRGSSAIDNISPNGNAIASGSNDKTVKIWDLKTGSLLRTLVGHHDSVISVSISPDGQLLASGSGDNTIKVWRWEAGELLCTLKGHTAWVTTVAFSGDGKMLASGSADKLIKIWDPLAEKLLCNFFGHANAVRSVAISPQGNILASGSNDNTVKIRNIRTGELLHSLNEHSGSVCSVAISPDGNTLVSGSNDTTVKIWNLGTGKLLHSLSEHASAVTSVAVGNGKTVASGSDDGTIKIWNLEMGRSIHTIEGVTMPESGHQGYVLCTAIEPQGMAIASGYDDGTVKIWGVDSVVK, from the coding sequence TTGTCTGCGCGTCCTCAACCACGGGGAAGCAGTGCGATCGACAATATCAGTCCCAACGGCAATGCCATTGCCAGCGGCAGCAATGATAAAACCGTGAAAATCTGGGATTTGAAAACCGGTTCCCTGCTGAGAACCCTCGTGGGTCATCACGACTCGGTAATCTCTGTGAGCATCAGTCCCGATGGCCAGCTTTTAGCCAGTGGCAGCGGCGACAATACGATTAAAGTGTGGCGGTGGGAAGCAGGGGAGTTACTTTGCACCCTCAAGGGACATACAGCCTGGGTGACTACCGTGGCTTTCAGCGGTGATGGTAAGATGTTGGCCAGCGGTAGCGCCGACAAGCTGATTAAAATCTGGGACCCCTTGGCGGAAAAGTTGCTATGTAATTTTTTCGGCCATGCCAATGCGGTGCGGTCTGTGGCAATTAGTCCCCAAGGCAATATTCTGGCATCGGGCAGCAATGACAACACGGTAAAAATTAGGAATATTCGCACCGGGGAGCTGCTGCATTCTTTAAATGAGCATTCGGGGTCAGTGTGCAGTGTGGCTATCAGTCCTGATGGCAATACTTTGGTGAGTGGCAGTAATGATACGACGGTGAAAATTTGGAATCTAGGCACGGGAAAACTGCTACACTCTTTGAGCGAACACGCTAGTGCGGTGACTTCCGTGGCGGTGGGGAACGGCAAGACTGTGGCCAGCGGCTCCGATGATGGCACGATTAAAATTTGGAATCTGGAAATGGGTAGGAGCATTCATACTATTGAGGGGGTGACGATGCCAGAGTCAGGCCACCAGGGTTATGTCCTCTGTACGGCGATCGAACCGCAAGGAATGGCGATCGCCAGTGGCTATGATGACGGCACCGTAAAGATTTGGGGCGTCGATAGCGTAGTAAAATAA
- a CDS encoding type II toxin-antitoxin system HicB family antitoxin gives MKIKAIIWQEDDVWCGSVPALPGCHTWASSYEELLEMLADAVQGWLEVASEQQEITPEKQLIELSL, from the coding sequence ATGAAAATTAAAGCAATTATTTGGCAAGAAGATGATGTCTGGTGCGGTTCAGTCCCTGCCCTTCCGGGTTGTCACACCTGGGCATCGAGTTATGAAGAGTTGTTAGAAATGCTTGCTGATGCGGTTCAGGGTTGGCTTGAAGTAGCCAGTGAACAACAAGAAATTACCCCAGAAAAACAGTTAATTGAGTTGTCTTTATGA
- a CDS encoding transposase produces the protein MHRLIDWSKGYKSLDKELQQITPTATSGEREGDKLFQVWQHNGDETYILIHVEVQSQEDPEFSERMYVYHYRSFDIHKKVISLAILGEDRSSWRPKSYSYELADCGVTFKFPTAKLLDYESQWSTLEASLNPLAFLVMAHLRTKATTGNAEERETRKWELVQNLYQRGYTENDIIKLFRLLDWMMTLPESLQQSFDTKLQTYQESRKMPILSNIERRAMEAGRQTGLQEGRQEGMQEGMLQTARSAVVEVLTVRFNSVPITLTNRVNQIADIATLKDLHKRAISIGSIVEFEQILDANSPAN, from the coding sequence GTGCATCGCCTAATAGATTGGTCGAAAGGATACAAATCCCTCGACAAAGAACTACAGCAAATAACCCCCACCGCCACCAGTGGGGAACGGGAAGGGGATAAACTGTTCCAAGTCTGGCAGCACAACGGGGACGAGACCTATATCTTGATTCACGTAGAAGTCCAGAGTCAAGAAGACCCGGAGTTTTCGGAACGGATGTATGTGTATCATTATCGGTCGTTTGACATTCACAAAAAAGTGATTAGTCTGGCGATACTGGGGGAAGATCGCTCATCATGGCGACCCAAGTCGTACAGCTACGAACTAGCGGACTGTGGTGTTACGTTTAAATTCCCCACCGCCAAACTCCTGGACTATGAAAGCCAGTGGTCAACCTTGGAAGCAAGTCTCAATCCCTTAGCCTTCTTAGTGATGGCGCATTTACGAACCAAAGCCACCACGGGAAACGCCGAGGAACGGGAAACCCGTAAATGGGAGCTAGTGCAGAACCTCTATCAACGAGGTTATACTGAAAACGACATCATCAAGTTGTTTCGCCTGCTCGACTGGATGATGACCCTACCCGAATCACTGCAACAAAGTTTCGATACCAAACTCCAAACCTATCAGGAGTCACGAAAAATGCCGATTCTCAGTAATATTGAACGTCGCGCAATGGAAGCCGGTCGCCAAACCGGTCTGCAAGAAGGTCGCCAAGAAGGAATGCAAGAAGGAATGCTCCAAACGGCTCGATCGGCTGTAGTAGAAGTGCTGACCGTGCGGTTTAACTCAGTGCCAATAACATTGACTAACCGGGTGAATCAAATCGCCGATATTGCCACCCTCAAAGACCTACACAAACGGGCTATTTCTATCGGGTCTATTGTCGAATTTGAGCAAATTCTAGACGCCAATTCTCCGGCTAACTAA
- a CDS encoding M28 family peptidase, whose amino-acid sequence MQKIMGFGLVVVLVAVLVGAAGWQRGISSPMVPLEAAPTKHNIPVVAAQIEPTEEIEALRVKPMRLMADVEALQGERYEEGERQLARAYIMAQLAAAGWEPQQQEFEEGINIYADRPGADPEAGVILVGAHYDTVALSPGADDNATGVAAVLEIARLLGKQETVRGLRVALFDSEEVGLFGSLVFTANPELTKDLRGAIIADMLGYACHTPGCQSYPVGIPAFSDQGDFLAAIGDTEHLPLLQAFQGEFPDTPPVFTLPVPLKGMLAPDTMRSDHAPFWYQNIGAVLLTDTANFRNPHYHEPTDITARLDRSFFFGAVQLMVNATNALMRSTESLVTPEISPTVPVN is encoded by the coding sequence ATGCAAAAAATTATGGGCTTTGGGTTGGTGGTGGTTTTGGTAGCAGTATTAGTAGGGGCGGCTGGTTGGCAGCGGGGAATATCTTCCCCAATGGTGCCACTAGAGGCTGCCCCAACAAAACACAATATACCAGTTGTGGCGGCACAGATAGAACCGACAGAAGAGATAGAAGCGCTCCGAGTGAAACCGATGCGGTTGATGGCGGATGTGGAGGCTCTTCAGGGGGAACGGTACGAAGAAGGGGAGCGACAGCTAGCTCGGGCATATATTATGGCGCAATTGGCAGCGGCGGGGTGGGAACCGCAACAACAGGAGTTTGAGGAAGGGATTAATATCTACGCCGATCGCCCCGGGGCGGACCCGGAAGCGGGGGTGATTTTGGTGGGAGCGCATTATGATACGGTGGCGCTATCTCCGGGTGCTGATGATAATGCTACAGGAGTGGCGGCGGTGTTAGAAATTGCCCGCCTGTTGGGGAAACAGGAGACTGTCAGAGGTTTGCGGGTGGCGTTGTTTGACTCAGAAGAGGTGGGACTTTTTGGGAGTCTGGTGTTTACCGCCAACCCGGAGCTGACCAAGGACCTGCGGGGGGCGATTATTGCGGATATGCTCGGTTATGCTTGTCATACCCCTGGTTGTCAAAGCTATCCCGTGGGAATTCCGGCATTTTCTGACCAAGGGGATTTTCTGGCGGCGATCGGGGATACAGAACACTTGCCCCTACTGCAAGCCTTCCAGGGGGAATTTCCCGACACCCCGCCAGTGTTTACTTTGCCAGTGCCTTTAAAAGGGATGCTGGCTCCCGATACCATGCGCAGTGATCATGCGCCTTTTTGGTATCAGAATATTGGGGCAGTGTTGCTCACGGATACCGCCAATTTTCGCAATCCCCATTACCACGAACCCACGGACATCACCGCTCGCCTCGATCGCTCCTTCTTCTTTGGTGCGGTCCAGCTCATGGTCAACGCCACCAACGCCCTTATGCGGAGTACCGAAAGTCTGGTGACGCCGGAAATTTCCCCAACCGTCCCCGTAAATTAG